TGCGCTGGATGTCCTGCATCATGTCGAGCCCGAGGGCATAGGGATTGATGCCGGAGAAGCGCGGGTCGTCGAAGGCCGGCTGGAAGACCACGTTCGAATGGTTGCGCAGGATCTCGAGCATGGCGCCTTCGCTGATGCGGCCACGGTCGAAAAGCGTGTTCATGATCGTGTAGTGTACGAAGGTGGCGCAGCCTTCGTTCATCACCTGCGTTTGGCGCTGCGGATAAAAATACTGCGCAATGACGCGGACGATCCTGACGATCTCGCGCTGCCAGGGCTCGAGGACGAGACTGTTCTTCTCGAGGAAATAGAGCAGGTTTTCCTCCGGCAAGTTGAGCGATTTCTTCCGCTCCGCCACGCCGTCGTCGCGTGTTCCGGTCTTGTCGGCTTCATGCGAGGGCGGCAGCGTGCGCCACAAGTCGTTATAGGACCGCTCCTCGTATTCGAGGCGCTCGCGGAGCCCCTCGCGCTGCTGCTCCGACGACAGCTTCGGGGGTCGATGGTAGCGGAAGACGCCCTGCTCCATCAGCGCATGGGCGGAATCGAGGATCGCCTCTACCGCTGCCAGGCCGTGCCGTTCCTCGCATCGGGCTATGTAGCTCTTTGCAAAATCGAGATAGCTCAGGATTCCCCCGGCGTCGGTCCATTGCCGGAAGAGATGATTGTTCTTGAAGAAGTGGTTGTGCCCAAGCGCGGCATGGGCGGTCACCAGGGCCTGCAGGGCCATGGTGTTCTCTTCCATCAGGTAGACGATGCAGGGATTGGAATTGATGACAAGTTCGTAGGCCAAACCGCGAGCGCCCTTGCGGTAGAGAAGTTCGTCATAGAGGAAGCGTTTGCCGAACGACCAGTGCCGATACATCAGCGGCATGCCGACCGAGGAATAGGCATCGAGCATCTGCTCGGAGGAAATGACCTCCATCTGCACCGGATAGATGTCGAGGCGAAGCTCTTCCCTGCCGATCGCCTCGATCTCGTCGTAGACGCGCGACAATTTGGCAAAATCCCAGTCCGACCCGGAAAACAGCAGCTCGGATTTGCGCGCCTGACTGACCATCGGCTGCCCCCGCCTTCACGCGGTCTTGCGCAGGTCGGGCTGCCTGGCGAACAGCTCGCGAAAGACCGGATAGATATCGGCCGGAGCAGCGATGCGCCGCATCTGGAAATTCGGCCATTTGCCGTCGACAGCGTTGTAGGCGCGCCAGAGCGATGTCCCGTTCTCGGTCGAGCCGAAAATGTGGCTTTCCCGTTCGTCGATGATCTCCACATAGGCGAAATACTGGCAAAGGCGCATGAGCTTGCGATCGAGGAGTTCTATGCAGCGCTCGGAATCGGTGGCGAAGTTGTCGCCGTCGGAAGCCTGGGCAGCGTAGATATTCCATTCCGCGACCGGATAGCGCTCCTCGATGATGCGGTGCATTTCCTCAAGCGCCGTGGAAACCACGGTGCCACCGCTTTGCGTGTGGTAGAAGAACGTATGCTCGTCCACCTCCTTGGCCTCATGGGTGTGGCGAATGAAGACGATCTCGGTGCGCTCATAACGCCGCGTCAGGAACAGATGCAGCAGCACGAAGAAGCGTTTGGCCAAATCCTTCTCGCGCTCTCCCATCGATCCAGAGACGTCCATCAGGCAGAACATGACCGCGCTGGCATTTGGCACCGGCTGGGGATCGAAGCGATTGAAGCGGATATCGACCGGGTCGACATAGGCAATTCGCTTGCGCCGGCGTTGAAGCCGATCAAATTCCGTGCGCAGGGCCGCGAGGCGTTCTCGTATCGCCGGGCTTGGCGGCTTCGATTCCAACTCGGCAATCTGCCTGGCAATCGCGTCCAGCTCCGCCTGCTTGGGACGCCCGAGCGCGATGCGGCGCCCATGGCTGTTTCGCATCGTGCGTCCGACATTGATGTTGGTCGGCGCCCCACTTGCCGTGAAGCCTGCCCGTCTTGGCTTGAAACTCAGTATCTGCTTGAGATTGAGCTTGACCAGATCGGGCAGTTCGAGGTCCTCGAAGAAGAGGTCGAGCACTTCCTCGCGCGACAGGACGAAGCGAAAGTCGTCCTCGGATTCCGTGGTCCCCGGACCCGAAGGGCCAGCGCCCCCGCCGCCAGGCTTGGGGATCAGATCGCCGGGGCTGAACGACCTGTTGCCGGGCAGGACGTGCTGGCGCTGTCCGCTGTCCTTGGCGTTGTTGAAGGTTGGTTCGCCGGTGCCTTTGCGAGGCATCGGCACGGCATGCTCGCGGTCGATCTCGGCGATGCCGCCCGTGCGAACCTTATCGCGGATGCTGCGCTTGAGCTCGTCCCGGGCGCGCCTGAGGAAGCGCTGACGATTGCCCAGGCTTTTGTCCTTCGGGTTGAGGCGGCGGTCGATGAAGATCGGCATGGAACCGTTCGGGCTTGCTCAACCCGCCTTGTTCACGCGCATGTACCAGTCGACCAGCCGGCGCACCTGCCGCTGTGTATAGCCGCGCTCCACCATCCGCTGCACGAACTCGTTATGCCGCTTCTCCGTGACGCTGTCCTGCTTGGAACCGAAGCTGATCACGGGCAGCAGATCTTCGACCTGGCCGAACATGCGCTTCTCGATAACCTCGCGAAGCTTTTCATAGCTCGTCCAGGACGGGTTGCGGCCGTGATTGCGCGCGCGTGCGCGCAAGGTGAATTTGACCACTTCGTTGCGGAAGTCCTTGGGATTGGCGATGCCCGCCGGTTTCTCGACCTGCGACAACTCCTTTTCCAGGACCTCGCGATTGAGGATCTGGCCTGTATCGGGGTCCTTGAAGTCCTGATCCTCGATCCAGGCATCGGCGTAGGCGATATAGCGGTCGAAAAGGTTCTGGCCGTATTCGCTGTACGATTCCAGATAGGCCTTCTGGATCTCATGACCGATGAACTCGGCATAGCGTGTCGCCAGTTCCGACTTGATGAATTCGAGATAGGCGGCTTCCGTTTCCTTCGGGAATTGCTCGCGCTTGATCGCCTCCTCGAGGATGTACATCAGGTGCACGGGATCGGCGGCGACCTCCTTGGTGTCGTAGTTGAAAGTCTGGGACAGGATCTTGAAGGCGAAGCGCGTGCTGACCCCGGTCATGCCTTCGTCGACACCGGCGGCATCGCGATATTCCTGGACCGACTTCGCCTTCGGGTCGATCTCCTTGAGGTTCTCGCCATCATAGGCGCGCATCTTGGTGTAGAGCGGCGAATTCTCGTGCTCGGCAAGGCGGGTCGAGACGGTGAAGCGGCTGAGAATGTCCAGCACCTCGGGCGCGCAGGGACTGTTCGCCAACTCGCTCTCGCGCAGCAGCTTCTCGTAGATGTGCCTTTCCTCGGTGATGCGAAGGCAATACGGCACCTTGACCACGAGGATACGGTCGAGGAAGGCCTCGTTGTTCTTGTTGTTCTTGAATTGCTGCCATTCCGATTCGTTGGAGTGCGCTACGACGATGCCCTGATAGGGGAAGGAGCCGAAATTCTCGGTGCCGTTGTAGCTGCCTTCCTGGGTTGCCGTCAGCAACGGGTGCAGGACCTTGATCGGCGCCTTGAACATTTCGACGAATTCGAGCAGGCCCTGCGTGGTCCGGTTCAAGCCGCCGCTGTAGGAATAGGCATCCGGATCGGACTGGCTGAAGTGTTCCAATTGCCTGATGTCGACCTTGCCGACCAGGGCGGAAACATCCTGATTGTTCTCGTCGCCAGGCTCGGTCTTGGCGATGGCGATCTGACGCAGACGCGACGGCGACAGCTTGACCACGCTGAATTTGGAAATGTCGCCGGATAGCTCGTCGAGGCGCTTGGCCGCCCAAGGCGAGATGAGGCCGTGCAAGCGACGGCGGGCTATCCCGTATTTATCTTCCAGCAAATCACCCATCCGGTCGGGATGGAAAAGGCCGAGCGGCGATTCGAAAATCGGGCTGATCTGGTTGCCGACCTTCAGCGTATAGATAGGACGCTGCTCCATCAGCTTCTTCAGCCGTTCGGCGAGCGAGGACTTGCCGCCGCCGACGGGGCCGAGGAGGTAGAGGATCTGCTTGCGCTCCTCGAGACCCTGCGAGGCATAGCGGAAATATCCGGCGATGCGCTCGATCGTATCCTCCATTCCGTAGAAGTCGGAGAAGGAGGGGTAAATCTTGACGGTGCGGTTCGAGAAGATGCGGCCGAGTCGCTCGTCCTTGCTGGTGTCGACCAGGTTCGGCTCGCCGATAGCCTCGACCATACGCTCAGGTGCCGAGGCATACATGGATTTGTCCTCTCGGCATCCAAGCAGATACTGTTGGAGGCTGATCTCTTCCTGGGCCGCGTTGGCGTAAATCTCCGAAAACAGATCGAAGACGTCTGATTGGTTCTCGCGCATGATGTTTTGCCTCGGAGCCGATAGGCTGCCAATCGGCTCATCGTTCCTTCAACTGTCGGAAAGCGCCGTTTGTTCCCGACAAACGCAATAAGCCAGCTGCGATCACTGAGGTTTGAGGAACCGCGCCGCGTGGCCGGAAAGAAGCGCCGCGTTGCGCGTCCCGATGCAGACTAAAAATCGCCCACCCGAATCAACAGCCAGGATCAGTGTGCGCTCGGTCGACCCATTTGCCAACCCATAACGGACGCGTCGACGCTGCGGTGCATTGTCGCCCGACAGATAGCTACCTATCCAAGAGCTTCAAGGGGGGGTGACCGGTTTTCGCAGCTACATGTCGTGGTCGGGAACATAGAGGCAGAACGAATGCTGCGACTTCGCGTCGCCGCCTGGCTTGCATTCGTGAAAGAACTCGTCGCGCGAGCGCTTGATCCGGCTGTCGGAGTAGGGGATGACCTCTCCGGTGGAGAGCTGGTATCCATACTTCGTTTCCTTAACATCGGACGTGGGTGCCTGATAGCAGTCCATTCCCGAGCAACATGAGCTGTCGTACTGCCAGCCCTTGGGCGACTGATGCGCGATCGCTGGAGCCGGAAGGAAGGCCGCAAGCGCAATTGCCGCAAGCAGCCGCAGAAGCCGCAAGCCGCCTCGGCGACCGTTGCTGTGCGCGGCTGGAACTCGATACGTCTTCATCATTGGTGGTCACCGTTCGGAAGCGCCGGCCGAGGGCATCGGCTCTCCGGTCTGACTAGCAATCCGCCCGGCAATCAAAACTGCCAGACCGGGGAAATGTTCCATGGTCCTGCTCGGGCGGCCGGGTTGCGCGCCGGCGCATTTGATGGTGCGAAAGGGGTGCCGGCCCACCGCCGACGCGCCGGCCGTGCGGCCGATGAACAATCCTTAACTGGACGCCCGCCGAGCTTGCATGCACTCTGTTTTTGTCTGGTGGGGGCCGAGGCGGTCGGGGCAGAGGGGCAGTCAGGAGATGATGATGATCGATCGGCGCCACTTTGTCCTTGCGTCCGTTGCCGCGCTCATGCCGACGGCTGCGTCGGCAGCCCGGCGCTTGCGCCAGCCGGCGCCACGGA
The window above is part of the Mesorhizobium sp. WSM4904 genome. Proteins encoded here:
- a CDS encoding SpoVR family protein; translated protein: MVSQARKSELLFSGSDWDFAKLSRVYDEIEAIGREELRLDIYPVQMEVISSEQMLDAYSSVGMPLMYRHWSFGKRFLYDELLYRKGARGLAYELVINSNPCIVYLMEENTMALQALVTAHAALGHNHFFKNNHLFRQWTDAGGILSYLDFAKSYIARCEERHGLAAVEAILDSAHALMEQGVFRYHRPPKLSSEQQREGLRERLEYEERSYNDLWRTLPPSHEADKTGTRDDGVAERKKSLNLPEENLLYFLEKNSLVLEPWQREIVRIVRVIAQYFYPQRQTQVMNEGCATFVHYTIMNTLFDRGRISEGAMLEILRNHSNVVFQPAFDDPRFSGINPYALGLDMMQDIQRMSTEPTAEDRDWFPDIAGRGDWRDTLLDAWANHRDESFIRQYLSPALIRKWRLFVLADGADEPHYEVASIHNERGYSKIRSALAQSYDVGASRPDIQVVDVDLLGDRHLRLQHNVKNGILLEDESRDATLRHIRTLWGYDVSLAAIDTETGAMLSERSTKDL
- a CDS encoding YeaH/YhbH family protein — protein: MPIFIDRRLNPKDKSLGNRQRFLRRARDELKRSIRDKVRTGGIAEIDREHAVPMPRKGTGEPTFNNAKDSGQRQHVLPGNRSFSPGDLIPKPGGGGAGPSGPGTTESEDDFRFVLSREEVLDLFFEDLELPDLVKLNLKQILSFKPRRAGFTASGAPTNINVGRTMRNSHGRRIALGRPKQAELDAIARQIAELESKPPSPAIRERLAALRTEFDRLQRRRKRIAYVDPVDIRFNRFDPQPVPNASAVMFCLMDVSGSMGEREKDLAKRFFVLLHLFLTRRYERTEIVFIRHTHEAKEVDEHTFFYHTQSGGTVVSTALEEMHRIIEERYPVAEWNIYAAQASDGDNFATDSERCIELLDRKLMRLCQYFAYVEIIDERESHIFGSTENGTSLWRAYNAVDGKWPNFQMRRIAAPADIYPVFRELFARQPDLRKTA
- a CDS encoding PrkA family serine protein kinase, which translates into the protein MRENQSDVFDLFSEIYANAAQEEISLQQYLLGCREDKSMYASAPERMVEAIGEPNLVDTSKDERLGRIFSNRTVKIYPSFSDFYGMEDTIERIAGYFRYASQGLEERKQILYLLGPVGGGKSSLAERLKKLMEQRPIYTLKVGNQISPIFESPLGLFHPDRMGDLLEDKYGIARRRLHGLISPWAAKRLDELSGDISKFSVVKLSPSRLRQIAIAKTEPGDENNQDVSALVGKVDIRQLEHFSQSDPDAYSYSGGLNRTTQGLLEFVEMFKAPIKVLHPLLTATQEGSYNGTENFGSFPYQGIVVAHSNESEWQQFKNNKNNEAFLDRILVVKVPYCLRITEERHIYEKLLRESELANSPCAPEVLDILSRFTVSTRLAEHENSPLYTKMRAYDGENLKEIDPKAKSVQEYRDAAGVDEGMTGVSTRFAFKILSQTFNYDTKEVAADPVHLMYILEEAIKREQFPKETEAAYLEFIKSELATRYAEFIGHEIQKAYLESYSEYGQNLFDRYIAYADAWIEDQDFKDPDTGQILNREVLEKELSQVEKPAGIANPKDFRNEVVKFTLRARARNHGRNPSWTSYEKLREVIEKRMFGQVEDLLPVISFGSKQDSVTEKRHNEFVQRMVERGYTQRQVRRLVDWYMRVNKAG